A DNA window from Campylobacter anatolicus contains the following coding sequences:
- a CDS encoding phage tail protein, with protein MVLSLGGFKFNWKQTDGISRESEFGISSSDRIGNYPALFRANLGSESIKIDGHTLPYQGDRQDALKELYALAKAGISYPLVTGYGKYLGKFVIVKISESQAVFTDNGLFFTQGFSLELKRDYE; from the coding sequence ATGGTCTTATCATTAGGCGGATTTAAATTTAATTGGAAGCAGACTGATGGCATAAGCCGTGAGAGCGAGTTTGGTATAAGCTCAAGCGATAGGATAGGAAACTATCCTGCACTATTTCGTGCAAATTTAGGAAGTGAGAGCATAAAAATAGACGGACATACCTTGCCATATCAAGGCGATAGACAAGATGCATTAAAAGAGCTTTACGCTCTAGCCAAGGCAGGTATAAGCTATCCGCTAGTAACAGGTTATGGCAAATATCTAGGAAAGTTTGTAATCGTAAAGATAAGTGAAAGCCAAGCTGTTTTTACTGACAATGGACTATTTTTTACGCAAGGGTTTAGCTTGGAGCTTAAAAGGGATTATGAGTAA
- a CDS encoding tail protein X — MKIYIAKDNERLDTIVYKHYGTLANFSEILAFNSYLNTILKAGDKVFLPEIKAKARKSDKTLW, encoded by the coding sequence ATGAAAATTTACATAGCTAAAGATAATGAAAGACTAGATACTATCGTTTATAAACACTACGGCACATTAGCAAATTTCAGTGAAATTTTAGCTTTTAATAGCTATCTAAATACTATTTTAAAAGCAGGCGATAAGGTGTTTTTACCTGAAATAAAAGCAAAAGCGAGAAAAAGCGATAAAACGTTATGGTAA
- a CDS encoding phage late control D family protein — MVKKPNFKLLAKGNDITAKIKSNLISLNYEDKEGSESDEISFVVNGIYAKPIFGDQLELWLGYGDNLFHCGKFSVQTTTRDYKANTTEVRATAVNFASPGKIAKRRSWENTSLFSIASKIANENKLSIKTSTNDQPIASTLQNDISDLDFLYGLCFEYGFLMKVANNTIVITNKDAKGDESQTSNTPKNENLPSFDIALIDCESLSVTEANRNSYSAVIVQWHDLKDGKDKQTKIGNGEQTYKLTIPEPKSDNEAFKKGEAKLNELQRGGINGSLTATGRDLRAGGKLKITGIAGLENNEFSIKSVSHNLSTTSYMINVEFEG; from the coding sequence ATGGTAAAAAAACCAAATTTCAAGCTTTTAGCTAAAGGCAACGACATCACCGCCAAAATAAAATCAAATTTAATAAGCCTAAACTATGAAGATAAAGAGGGAAGCGAAAGTGATGAGATAAGCTTTGTTGTTAATGGAATTTATGCTAAACCTATATTTGGAGATCAGCTGGAGCTTTGGTTGGGATATGGTGATAATCTATTTCATTGCGGTAAATTTAGCGTCCAAACAACTACACGTGATTACAAAGCCAATACAACAGAAGTAAGAGCAACAGCTGTAAATTTTGCAAGCCCAGGGAAGATAGCTAAACGTAGAAGCTGGGAGAATACTAGCTTGTTTAGCATAGCTTCAAAAATAGCCAATGAAAACAAACTAAGCATAAAAACAAGCACAAACGATCAACCCATAGCTTCAACCTTGCAAAACGATATTAGCGATCTTGACTTTTTATATGGACTTTGCTTTGAGTATGGCTTTTTAATGAAGGTAGCAAATAACACTATCGTTATAACAAACAAGGATGCAAAGGGCGATGAGAGCCAAACATCAAACACGCCTAAAAATGAAAATTTACCAAGCTTTGATATAGCTCTGATCGATTGTGAAAGCTTATCAGTCACTGAAGCAAACCGAAATAGCTACTCAGCCGTAATTGTGCAGTGGCATGATTTAAAAGATGGCAAAGATAAACAGACTAAAATTGGAAACGGAGAGCAAACCTATAAACTCACAATCCCTGAACCAAAGAGCGATAATGAAGCTTTTAAAAAAGGTGAAGCAAAGCTAAATGAGTTGCAACGTGGCGGAATAAATGGCTCACTTACAGCCACCGGTAGAGATCTAAGAGCGGGCGGAAAGCTTAAAATAACAGGTATAGCAGGGCTTGAAAATAACGAGTTTAGCATTAAAAGCGTATCGCATAACCTAAGCACTACAAGCTATATGATTAATGTGGAGTTTGAGGGATAA
- a CDS encoding phage Gp37/Gp68 family protein, translated as MKPTKIEWAEAVWNPTIGCNKVSSGCNNCYAEIMARRLQAMGNADYKDGFKFKMLKERLNEPKNNKKPTLYFVNSMSDLFHEKIEISFLDSIMEIIAQTPHHQYQILTKRPHRMREYFINKNIPENAWLGTTVESYQVKNRIDLIRDLNATIKWLSCEPLINDLGSLNLDGIDWVIVGGESGFNARPMKEEWAINIRNQCDKQNIAFFFKQWGTWGSDGIKRNKKINGSLLDGRIHKNYPESKLVLPSS; from the coding sequence ATGAAACCGACTAAAATAGAATGGGCTGAAGCTGTATGGAATCCAACCATTGGGTGTAATAAGGTAAGTAGTGGGTGTAATAATTGCTATGCTGAAATAATGGCCAGAAGACTTCAAGCGATGGGAAATGCTGACTATAAAGACGGTTTTAAATTTAAAATGCTCAAAGAGAGACTCAATGAGCCTAAAAATAATAAAAAACCAACACTTTACTTTGTAAATTCTATGAGTGACTTATTTCATGAAAAGATAGAAATTTCTTTTTTAGATTCAATAATGGAAATAATAGCTCAAACGCCACACCATCAATATCAAATTTTAACTAAACGACCGCATAGAATGAGAGAATATTTTATAAATAAAAATATTCCTGAAAATGCATGGCTTGGAACTACGGTAGAATCATATCAAGTTAAAAATAGAATAGATTTAATAAGAGATTTAAATGCCACTATAAAGTGGCTATCTTGTGAACCATTAATCAATGATCTAGGTAGTCTAAATTTAGATGGCATAGACTGGGTTATAGTCGGCGGAGAAAGTGGTTTTAATGCTAGGCCGATGAAGGAGGAATGGGCTATTAATATAAGAAACCAGTGTGACAAGCAAAATATAGCATTCTTTTTTAAACAGTGGGGAACTTGGGGCAGTGACGGAATAAAAAGAAATAAAAAAATAAATGGTTCTTTATTAGATGGAAGGATTCATAAAAATTATCCAGAGTCAAAATTAGTCTTACCATCTTCATGA
- the tcmP gene encoding three-Cys-motif partner protein TcmP, translating into MWNNIIDKKDMHKKAWDKATLTKLNVFEALLFEWLNIALEATKKFNKNKEIAIYDLCCGTGHDAYGKEGSPLRIINVLTKKKLGSNIKINIHLNDKETYKIDKLKDFIVKNNIDQKLMNKNIFIHFSSLDISRYSLNKNAYFNLIFLDQYGIEHSQKISEFMCKGTDILMFISSANIKRFKDMDSFKKYLGSEISKISFEGMTNYETHKVVAGYFKKMYPKYHIGQFSLVKDNKNTNGLIFFSEHRKGQEKFLKAAWKVDPANGEGNKNLHNDFYKQEGSLFFDENYPTSKMENYKQDLMEFLKEYRNNIEIKYFSLDMGFLTKHTNAILKKLETNNKIDRIGGKDKAFYLSEENEKMKIRLRYETD; encoded by the coding sequence GTGTGGAATAATATAATAGACAAAAAAGATATGCACAAGAAAGCATGGGATAAAGCAACATTGACGAAGCTGAATGTATTTGAGGCATTATTGTTTGAGTGGTTAAATATAGCATTAGAGGCAACGAAAAAATTTAATAAGAATAAAGAAATTGCAATATATGACTTATGTTGTGGAACAGGGCATGATGCTTATGGCAAAGAGGGTTCTCCATTAAGAATCATAAATGTACTCACTAAAAAGAAACTAGGTAGCAATATAAAAATTAATATTCACCTGAATGATAAAGAGACATATAAGATAGATAAACTAAAAGATTTTATAGTAAAAAACAATATTGATCAGAAATTAATGAATAAAAATATTTTTATTCATTTTTCATCTTTAGATATCTCTAGATATAGCCTAAATAAAAATGCATATTTTAATTTGATATTTTTAGATCAATACGGTATTGAACATTCACAAAAAATTAGTGAATTTATGTGCAAAGGAACCGATATCTTAATGTTTATATCATCTGCTAATATAAAAAGATTCAAAGATATGGATTCTTTTAAAAAATATTTAGGCAGTGAGATAAGCAAAATTAGCTTTGAAGGAATGACAAATTACGAAACTCATAAGGTAGTAGCCGGATATTTTAAGAAGATGTATCCAAAATACCATATAGGGCAATTTTCATTGGTAAAAGATAACAAAAATACAAATGGATTAATATTTTTCTCAGAGCATAGAAAAGGACAAGAAAAATTCCTAAAAGCTGCATGGAAAGTTGATCCAGCAAATGGAGAAGGAAATAAAAATTTGCATAATGATTTCTATAAACAAGAGGGTTCTTTGTTTTTTGATGAAAATTATCCTACTTCAAAAATGGAAAATTATAAACAGGATTTAATGGAATTTTTGAAAGAATACAGAAATAACATAGAGATTAAATATTTTAGTTTAGATATGGGCTTTTTAACAAAACACACCAATGCAATACTAAAAAAACTAGAAACAAATAACAAAATAGATAGAATAGGCGGCAAAGATAAGGCATTTTACTTATCTGAAGAAAATGAGAAAATGAAAATAAGGCTTAGATATGAAACCGACTAA
- the uvrB gene encoding excinuclease ABC subunit UvrB — MAEFQISSKFKPSPDQKKAIDGIVKSIQSGNRYNTLLGVTGSGKTFTMANVIAQLKMPTLIMTHNKSLAAQLYSEFKGFFPNNHVEYFISYYDYYQPEAYIPRSDLYIEKDSSINDELERMRLSATASLLSFDDVVTIASVSANYGLGDPNEYQGMVQYLNVGDSISQRELLHRLVDMGYKRNDTYFDRGDFRVNGDVIDIYPAYWGDEALRVEFFGDEIEEMYHFDVLENKKLKDITKFTLYATSQFIVREERLKTAIKGIEDELEERLKFYQKEGKLVELQRLKQRVEFDLEMLTSTGVCKGVENYARHLTGQKPGETPYTMFDYYELLNGGKYLVIVDESHVSLPQFRGMYAGDRSRKETLVEYGFRLPSALDNRPLKFDEFITKNANFLFVSATPNELELDLSRGHVYEQILRPTGLLDPLIELKDSDNQVEVLYDMLKAVIARNERVLVTVLTKKMAEELSRYYTELGVKVKYMHSDIDAIERNEIIRGLRSGEFDVLIGINLLREGLDLPEVSLVAIMDADKEGFLRSRTSLIQTMGRAARNVNGKVVMFCKKITNSMQEAMDITNRRRKLQDEYNKANGITPRSATRNIEESLHIEDDGVDYKRAKNLEKMPATERAQIIKELRKQMLEAANALEFEKAAALRDEIAKIRKL, encoded by the coding sequence GTGGCAGAATTTCAAATCTCATCTAAATTTAAACCAAGTCCAGATCAGAAAAAGGCGATCGATGGCATAGTTAAAAGCATACAAAGTGGTAACCGCTACAATACGCTACTTGGTGTGACCGGTTCAGGTAAGACCTTTACGATGGCAAATGTCATTGCACAGCTAAAAATGCCAACGTTAATAATGACGCATAACAAATCTCTAGCTGCTCAGCTTTATAGCGAATTTAAAGGCTTTTTTCCAAACAATCACGTGGAGTATTTCATCAGCTATTATGATTATTATCAGCCTGAGGCCTATATACCGCGAAGCGATCTTTATATAGAAAAAGATAGCTCTATAAATGACGAACTTGAGCGTATGCGACTATCAGCGACTGCTTCGCTTCTTAGTTTTGATGATGTTGTCACGATAGCTTCGGTTTCAGCTAACTACGGCTTAGGTGATCCAAATGAATATCAAGGTATGGTGCAGTATCTAAATGTTGGCGATAGTATCTCACAGCGTGAGCTTTTGCACCGTCTAGTTGATATGGGTTATAAGCGAAATGACACCTATTTTGACCGAGGAGACTTTCGTGTGAATGGCGATGTAATAGATATCTATCCAGCTTATTGGGGAGATGAGGCACTTAGAGTGGAGTTTTTTGGCGATGAGATAGAGGAGATGTATCATTTTGATGTTTTGGAGAATAAAAAGTTAAAAGATATCACTAAATTTACTCTTTATGCAACAAGCCAGTTTATCGTGCGTGAAGAGCGGTTAAAAACTGCGATAAAAGGTATAGAAGATGAACTTGAAGAGCGACTTAAATTTTATCAAAAAGAGGGTAAGCTAGTTGAGTTGCAGCGATTAAAACAGCGAGTCGAGTTTGACCTTGAGATGCTAACTAGCACAGGAGTTTGTAAGGGTGTGGAAAACTATGCACGCCATCTAACAGGACAAAAGCCTGGCGAGACGCCTTATACGATGTTTGATTATTACGAGCTTTTAAATGGTGGCAAATACCTTGTTATTGTTGATGAGAGTCACGTAAGTTTGCCACAGTTTCGTGGTATGTATGCAGGGGATAGGAGCCGCAAAGAAACACTAGTAGAATACGGCTTTCGTCTTCCATCTGCACTAGATAATAGACCGCTTAAATTCGATGAGTTCATTACTAAAAATGCAAATTTTCTCTTTGTTTCAGCTACGCCAAATGAATTGGAGCTTGATCTTTCACGCGGACATGTTTATGAGCAGATCTTGCGTCCGACCGGACTACTTGACCCACTCATTGAGCTAAAAGATAGCGATAATCAAGTAGAAGTGCTTTATGATATGCTAAAAGCTGTCATTGCACGAAATGAGCGAGTGCTTGTAACAGTGCTAACTAAGAAGATGGCAGAGGAGTTGAGTCGCTACTATACTGAGCTTGGAGTGAAGGTAAAGTATATGCACTCAGATATTGATGCGATTGAACGAAACGAGATCATCCGTGGGCTAAGAAGCGGTGAGTTTGATGTCTTAATCGGTATAAATTTATTACGCGAAGGGCTTGACCTGCCAGAGGTTAGCCTAGTGGCAATAATGGACGCTGATAAAGAGGGTTTTTTACGCTCACGCACAAGCCTTATACAGACGATGGGTAGGGCAGCTAGAAATGTAAATGGCAAGGTTGTGATGTTTTGCAAAAAGATAACAAACTCAATGCAAGAGGCTATGGATATAACAAATAGGCGACGAAAATTGCAAGATGAATATAATAAGGCAAATGGCATAACGCCACGAAGTGCAACGCGAAATATTGAGGAGAGTTTACACATTGAAGATGACGGCGTGGACTATAAAAGGGCGAAAAATTTAGAGAAGATGCCAGCAACTGAGAGAGCACAAATAATTAAAGAGCTACGAAAGCAGATGCTTGAAGCAGCAAATGCTTTAGAATTTGAAAAGGCAGCTGCTTTACGTGATGAGATAGCTAAAATTCGAAAACTTTAA